One part of the Leucobacter triazinivorans genome encodes these proteins:
- a CDS encoding glycosyltransferase codes for MIVSRIYLPEPSAASFFLSTLAAELVDRSHDVTVLTVRPPKGYVVPERPEALRLFPVLRDRSGYVRGYLQYLSFDVPLAFRLLFRKRPDVVVVEPPPTTGAVVRAICRLRGIPYVYDAADLWSVAAAHATSSSLVLRVLERLERWAIGGADRVITISTSVADRIKAWGIRKPVDVTGRGADTAQFHYSPAPLRTEFVYAGSASAWHGAIVLIDAFAEFSSSHPEYLLRFIGHGTEHPAIAARAEELGVSDSIVFDEPVEPAELARELSGAAASLATLLPEGGYEFAFATKAYSSLASGCPVIFAGPGPTGAFLDAASSTAPVGTAVNYSPEAIAEAMRTVAERPVLPESRPGLSEWADQHVSMRAAARRAAAAIEFSGSQTRRKRARS; via the coding sequence GTGATCGTCTCGCGGATCTACCTTCCGGAGCCGTCCGCCGCGTCATTCTTCCTGAGCACGCTCGCGGCCGAGCTGGTGGATCGCTCCCACGACGTGACGGTGCTCACCGTTCGACCGCCGAAGGGCTACGTGGTCCCCGAGCGCCCGGAGGCCCTGCGCCTGTTCCCCGTGCTCCGCGACCGAAGCGGCTACGTACGCGGGTATCTGCAGTACCTCAGCTTCGACGTACCCCTGGCATTCCGGCTTCTCTTCCGCAAGCGGCCCGACGTAGTCGTCGTCGAACCGCCGCCCACCACTGGGGCCGTCGTGCGCGCGATCTGTCGTCTGCGCGGAATCCCTTACGTCTACGACGCCGCCGATCTCTGGTCGGTCGCCGCCGCGCACGCGACATCATCATCGCTGGTGCTGCGGGTTCTCGAGCGTCTGGAGCGCTGGGCGATCGGCGGCGCCGACCGGGTGATCACCATCTCGACATCAGTCGCCGACCGCATCAAGGCCTGGGGCATCCGGAAGCCCGTCGATGTCACCGGCCGCGGGGCGGACACCGCCCAGTTCCACTACTCCCCCGCGCCGCTCCGCACCGAGTTTGTCTACGCGGGCAGCGCTTCCGCGTGGCACGGAGCGATTGTCCTGATCGATGCGTTCGCCGAGTTCTCGAGCAGTCACCCCGAGTACCTGCTCCGCTTCATCGGCCACGGCACCGAGCACCCCGCGATCGCGGCGCGCGCCGAAGAGCTCGGCGTTTCGGACTCGATCGTGTTCGACGAGCCGGTTGAACCGGCGGAGCTCGCGCGCGAACTGTCCGGCGCTGCGGCCTCGCTGGCGACGCTGCTGCCCGAAGGTGGCTACGAGTTCGCCTTCGCAACGAAGGCGTACTCCTCGCTGGCGAGCGGATGCCCGGTGATATTCGCCGGCCCCGGTCCAACTGGCGCGTTCCTGGACGCCGCGAGCTCGACAGCGCCGGTCGGCACCGCTGTCAACTACAGTCCCGAGGCGATTGCCGAAGCGATGCGCACGGTCGCGGAGCGTCCCGTTCTTCCCGAGTCCCGCCCAGGCCTCTCTGAGTGGGCCGATCAGCACGTCTCCATGCGGGCCGCGGCGCGCCGGGCCGCGGCCGCCATCGAGTTCAGCGGCTCACAGACGCGACGGAAGCGAGCCCGATCATGA
- a CDS encoding glycosyltransferase family 1 protein translates to MNAASRNGAKPTLLVLSFTEIVHDARVKKQALLFAEDFEVVTCGYGEAVRPDIEHIRLDPSVPVAAKYLEAALVRSRLYGVAFATDFRSRRAADLLRGRRFDTVIANELETLPLAYRLVVPERVLLDLHEFYPGLHDDIPVWVQVRKPYQEWLLRRGTRAGAATTVSDTIAERYRSEFGIPCGVVRNAAPYREDLAPGAVGDTIRLVHAGVTAANRRPEVMMRAAARSRTDLTLDLYMTQQDTPFGRELQALAAELGPRITLHPPVPHAELVETLNRYDAGLHVLPPTNTNIELALPNKFFDSVQARLGMVIGPTADMAKLLREYNLGSVAEGFDEDAVVAALDALEPSTVAAWKANADVHARELSAQAQQRAWLELVAGLLAA, encoded by the coding sequence ATGAACGCCGCATCGCGCAACGGCGCCAAGCCGACACTGCTCGTCCTGTCCTTCACCGAGATCGTGCACGACGCGCGGGTAAAGAAGCAGGCGCTGCTCTTCGCAGAGGACTTCGAGGTCGTGACCTGCGGGTACGGGGAGGCGGTCCGACCCGACATCGAGCACATCCGACTCGACCCCTCGGTGCCCGTTGCCGCGAAATACCTCGAGGCGGCTCTCGTGCGCAGCCGCCTCTACGGGGTAGCGTTCGCCACGGACTTCCGCTCACGGCGAGCGGCCGACCTGCTGCGCGGGCGCCGATTCGACACGGTGATCGCGAACGAGCTCGAGACGCTGCCGCTGGCCTACCGGCTCGTCGTGCCCGAGCGCGTGCTCCTCGACCTGCACGAGTTCTACCCGGGTCTGCACGACGACATCCCCGTCTGGGTGCAGGTGCGCAAGCCCTACCAGGAGTGGCTACTGCGGCGCGGAACGCGGGCCGGCGCGGCCACGACGGTCTCCGACACGATTGCCGAGCGCTACCGCTCGGAGTTCGGGATCCCCTGTGGAGTGGTGCGCAATGCGGCTCCCTATCGAGAGGACCTCGCGCCCGGCGCCGTCGGCGACACCATCCGGCTCGTGCACGCCGGAGTCACAGCCGCGAACCGGCGCCCGGAGGTGATGATGCGGGCGGCTGCGCGATCGCGAACCGACCTTACCCTCGATCTTTATATGACCCAACAGGACACCCCGTTCGGGCGGGAGTTGCAGGCCTTGGCGGCAGAGCTGGGGCCGCGGATTACCCTGCACCCGCCGGTACCGCACGCTGAGTTGGTGGAGACGCTGAACCGCTACGATGCTGGTCTCCACGTGCTGCCGCCGACGAATACGAACATTGAGCTCGCTTTGCCGAACAAGTTCTTCGATTCGGTGCAGGCGCGGCTCGGCATGGTGATCGGGCCGACGGCCGACATGGCGAAGCTGCTCCGCGAATACAACCTCGGCTCCGTGGCGGAGGGCTTCGACGAGGACGCCGTGGTCGCGGCGCTTGACGCGCTCGAACCCTCTACGGTCGCCGCGTGGAAGGCAAACGCCGACGTGCACGCGCGCGAGCTCAGTGCGCAGGCGCAACAGCGTGCGTGGCTGGAATTGGTCGCCGGCCTGCTGGCCGCCTGA
- a CDS encoding nucleotide sugar dehydrogenase — MKIVVVATGKIGLPLATQYASMGHDVVGVDVNQALIECINRGEEPFPGEAGLAEKLAELVPSGKLRATTDYADAIPGADAVVLVVPLLVDEETWQPDFKWMDAATQSLAEHLTPGTLISYETTLPVGTTRTRWKPLIEQVSGLREGTDFHLVFSPERVLTGRVYADLKKYPKLVGGLNEAGTRKAIEFYEAVLTFDERIDLPRPNGVWDMGTAEAAEMAKLAETTYRDVNIGLANQFARFADTAGIDVYKVIEACNSQPFSHIHRPGIAVGGHCIPVYPRLYLSTDPDADIVRTARNYNATMPAYVVDRVQQTIGDLSGQRVVVLGAAYRGGVKETAVSGVFPTVEELTARGAIVTVHDPLFSDEELAGYGFTAHSIGDPVDVAILQADHADYLALGPADFPGIKLFADGRNATDAAKWTGVPRVVIGA, encoded by the coding sequence GTGAAGATCGTAGTAGTCGCAACCGGCAAGATCGGCCTCCCGCTCGCCACGCAGTACGCCTCCATGGGGCACGACGTGGTCGGCGTCGACGTCAACCAGGCGCTCATCGAGTGCATCAACCGCGGCGAGGAGCCGTTCCCCGGCGAGGCAGGCCTCGCCGAGAAGCTCGCCGAGCTCGTCCCTTCGGGCAAGCTTCGCGCGACCACGGACTACGCCGACGCCATCCCCGGCGCCGACGCGGTCGTGCTCGTGGTGCCGTTGCTCGTCGACGAGGAGACCTGGCAGCCCGACTTCAAGTGGATGGACGCCGCGACGCAGTCTTTGGCGGAGCACCTGACCCCGGGCACACTCATCTCGTACGAGACCACACTGCCCGTCGGCACCACTCGCACGCGCTGGAAGCCGCTCATCGAGCAGGTCTCGGGCCTCCGCGAGGGCACCGACTTCCACCTCGTCTTCTCGCCCGAGCGCGTGCTCACAGGCCGCGTGTACGCCGATCTCAAGAAGTACCCGAAGCTCGTCGGCGGCCTGAACGAGGCCGGGACGCGCAAGGCGATCGAGTTCTACGAGGCCGTGCTCACCTTCGATGAGCGTATCGACCTCCCCCGCCCGAACGGCGTCTGGGATATGGGCACGGCCGAGGCCGCCGAGATGGCGAAGCTCGCGGAGACCACCTACCGCGACGTCAACATCGGCCTCGCGAACCAGTTCGCGCGTTTCGCCGACACCGCGGGCATCGACGTCTACAAGGTCATCGAGGCCTGCAACTCGCAGCCCTTCAGCCACATCCACCGGCCAGGCATCGCCGTCGGCGGCCACTGCATCCCCGTCTATCCGCGCCTCTATCTGTCGACGGATCCCGACGCTGACATCGTGCGCACCGCCCGCAACTACAACGCGACGATGCCCGCCTACGTCGTGGATCGCGTGCAGCAGACCATCGGCGACCTGTCGGGCCAGCGCGTTGTCGTGCTCGGCGCCGCCTACCGCGGCGGCGTCAAGGAGACCGCGGTCTCGGGCGTCTTCCCGACCGTCGAGGAGCTCACCGCTCGCGGCGCGATCGTGACCGTGCACGACCCGCTGTTCTCGGATGAGGAACTCGCGGGCTACGGCTTCACCGCTCACTCCATCGGCGACCCGGTCGACGTGGCGATCCTGCAGGCCGACCACGCCGATTACCTGGCGCTCGGACCCGCCGACTTCCCTGGTATCAAGCTCTTCGCCGACGGACGCAATGCCACCGACGCTGCGAAGTGGACGGGCGTCCCGCGCGTCGTGATCGGCGCATAG
- a CDS encoding glycosyltransferase family 2 protein, with amino-acid sequence MSAAPRLSAVIPCFNGERTLPRQLDALLAQDSDVLREIVVADNMSTDGTKAVIEAYADRDERVRYIFAGRGQGPVFAQNDGVRASTGDYVMLCGADDEVQPGWAAAFAAKFREGADIVACTIVRTAESGEVLEEISALSDAAWPGRFTVGGGQAGFARSVFDSLGGLDETFAGAAEDVDFFYRAQLAGHRVVFAPEARFSYYSRPTGREIMHQRMGWGLSRTQLYAKFRSQGMPRRSRFLAPIVLATNTVKLILAARDESRRNAAYAGIGTNLGLIRGSVRYRCWYL; translated from the coding sequence ATGAGCGCTGCTCCGCGGCTCTCGGCGGTCATCCCGTGCTTCAACGGTGAGCGCACGCTCCCGCGCCAGCTTGACGCTCTGCTCGCGCAGGACTCAGACGTGCTCCGCGAGATCGTCGTCGCCGACAACATGTCGACCGACGGCACAAAAGCGGTGATCGAGGCATACGCCGACCGAGACGAACGCGTGCGCTACATCTTCGCTGGCCGGGGCCAGGGCCCGGTCTTCGCCCAGAACGACGGTGTGCGGGCCAGCACCGGCGACTACGTGATGCTCTGCGGAGCCGACGACGAGGTGCAGCCGGGCTGGGCCGCCGCGTTCGCCGCGAAGTTCCGCGAAGGCGCCGACATCGTCGCCTGCACAATCGTGCGTACTGCCGAGAGCGGCGAGGTACTCGAAGAGATCTCCGCGTTGAGCGACGCCGCATGGCCGGGCCGATTCACGGTCGGCGGTGGCCAGGCCGGTTTCGCCCGCTCGGTGTTCGACTCACTCGGCGGGCTCGATGAGACGTTCGCCGGCGCGGCGGAGGACGTGGACTTCTTCTACCGCGCCCAGCTCGCCGGGCACCGGGTGGTGTTCGCCCCCGAGGCCCGCTTCTCCTACTACTCCCGCCCAACGGGGCGGGAGATCATGCACCAGCGCATGGGGTGGGGGCTCAGCCGCACGCAGCTCTACGCGAAGTTCCGCTCGCAGGGCATGCCCCGCCGCAGCCGGTTCCTCGCGCCGATCGTCCTCGCAACAAACACCGTGAAACTGATCCTGGCCGCTCGCGACGAGTCGCGCCGAAACGCCGCGTACGCCGGTATCGGAACGAACCTGGGACTGATACGCGGGTCGGTCCGATACCGCTGTTGGTACCTCTGA